In a genomic window of Telopea speciosissima isolate NSW1024214 ecotype Mountain lineage chromosome 5, Tspe_v1, whole genome shotgun sequence:
- the LOC122662774 gene encoding ent-kaurene oxidase, chloroplastic: protein MAVVQAISISLAMVYATIAVALLTVLFYIGRFLFHKNCPSPLKPSPPVDVFGESLHAEVPGVPLIGNLLQLKEKKPHQTFAKWAEIYGSIYSIKTGASKMVVINSADVAKEAMVTNFSSISTRKLSNALKILTYDKCMVATSDYDDFHKTVKRHVLTSVLGANAQKRHRSHRDIMIKNALNRFRAHANNNPHQAVNFRNIFRDELFGLSLKEALGMDVESSIYVEDLGMRLSREEIFEVLVHDPMMGAIEVDWRDFFPYLRWIPNKSVETKIKRMDARRAAVMKALIEEQKKRVALGQEMNCYLDYLLSEAKTLTEKQLMMLLWEVIIESSDTTMVAAEWALYELAKDADSQDYLYREIQKICGSNEVTEEHLSQLPFLNAVFHETLRKYSPAPIVPIRYVHEDTRLGGFHIPAGTQIAINLYGCNMDRRQWDEPEKWKPERFLDSKYDPTDLYKTMAFGGGKRVCAGALQAMLIACTAIGRFVQEFEWKLKESEEEDVDTFGLTSIKFNPLHVTITPREK, encoded by the exons ATGGCAGTAGTACAGGCAATCTCAATCTCCCTAGCGATGGTTTATGCGACTATTGCAGTGGCTTTGTTAACCGTTCTATTCTACATCGGAAGATTTCTCTTTCATAAGAACTGCCCTTCTCCCTTAAAGCCATCTCCGCCTG TAGATGTTTTTGGGGAATCCTTGCATGCAGAGGTTCCAGGGGTGCCTTTGATCGGGAATTTGCTGCAGCTGAAGGAGAAAAAGCCACACCAGACGTTCGCTAAGTGGGCTGAGATTTATGGATCGATTTACTCGATTAAGACCGGAGCCTCGAAGATGGTTGTTATCAATTCTGCAGATGTTGCCAAAGAG GCCATGGTGACAAATTTCTCATCCATCTCCACAAGGAAGCTTTCAAATGCATTGAAGATACTCACCTATGATAAATGTATGGTTGCCACAAGTGATTATGATGATTTCCACAAGACGGTGAAGCGGCATGTACTCACAAGTGTCTTGGGAGCAAATGCTCAG AAGCGACACCGTTCTCACAGAGACATTATGATAAAGAATGCATTGAACCGCTTCCGTGCTCATGCCAACAACAATCCTCATCAAGCTGTAAACTTTAGAAATATATTCAGAGATGAACTCTTTGGATTATCATTGAAAGAA GCTTTGGGTATGGATGTGGAATCCTCCATTTATGTTGAGGATCTTGGTATGAGACTGTCACGAGAGGAgatttttgag GTGTTGGTGCATGATCCAATGATGGGTGCAATTGAGGTGGATTGGAGGGACTTCTTCCCATATCTTAGATGGATTCCTAATAAGAGTGtggaaacaaaaatcaagagaATGGATGCACGTAGAGCAGCAGTGATGAAGGCCCTTATTGAGGAGCAGAAGAAACGGGTTGCTCTGGGACAG GAAATGAACTGCTATCTTGACTACCTGTTATCAGAAGCAAAAACACTTACAGAGAAACAACTAATGATGTTGTTATGGGAAGTAATTATTGAGTCTTCGGATACAACTATGGTTGCAGCAGAATGGGCCCTCTATGAACTTGCCAAAGATGCAGATAGTCAG GATTATCTCTATCGGGAGATTCAAAAAATTTGTGGATCTAATGAAGTTACTGAGGAACATTTGTCGCAATTACCATTTTTAAATGCTGTTTTCCATGAAACACTGAGAAAGTACAGTCCGGCTCCTATTGTTCCCATACGATATGTACATGAAGATACCAGACTTGGAGGGTTTCACATCCCTGCTGGAACTCAG ATTGCAATCAACCTCTATGGGTGTAACATGGATAGGAGACAATGGGATGAGCCTGAAAAGTGGAAGCCTGAGAGGTTTCTTGATAGCAAGTATGATCCAACAGATTTGTACAAGACAATGGCATTTGGAGGAGGTAAGAGAGTGTGTGCAGGTGCTCTGCAGGCAATGTTGATTGCTTGCACAGCTATTGGTAGATTTGTGCAGGAGTTTGAGTGGAAACTCAAAGAATCGGAGGAAGAGGACGTCGACACATTCGGGCTCACCTCCATCAAATTTAATCCATTGCATGTTACAATAACACCTAGAGAAAAATAA